Proteins from one Dermacentor variabilis isolate Ectoservices chromosome 1, ASM5094787v1, whole genome shotgun sequence genomic window:
- the LOC142557198 gene encoding uncharacterized protein LOC142557198 codes for MASSGGAKVCWMLVWLLLLIFAAFWVAGFAAFWYILVYVLVPCVPAAKDVATLLHRGVLLPYFCSDNMVNGRDINSGVQFICAGGTVPT; via the coding sequence ATGGCCAGCTCCGGAGGCGCCAAGGTATGCTGGATGCtggtgtggctgctgctgctcatCTTCGCCGCCTTCTGGGTAGCCGGCTTTGCCGCCTTCTGGTACATCCTGGTGTACGTGCTGGTGCCCTGCGTGCCGGCGGCCAAGGACGTGGCCACGCTGCTGCACCGGGGCGTGCTGCTGCCGTACTTCTGCTCCGACAACATGGTCAACGGCAGGGACATCAACAGCGGCGTCCAGTTTATATGCGCGGGAGGCACTGTGCCCACCTGA